One window of the Candidatus Jettenia sp. genome contains the following:
- a CDS encoding EpsI family protein, which translates to MNSWQGIDIRDEWNLEDKKYNFISQILERRYVNAHDKNLFFSILNAGNFHNPKICSHGAGFKVRELYDQEFHLAGRTLKTHALYAQKNTEGFLLIYWICIDKGIVDWTKQKIKELYFSLFNKNRVGFMIRLAIPSTEDTLEDALTLAQEFVRDLYRGLTPKDADYIFGSKK; encoded by the coding sequence ATGAATAGTTGGCAAGGTATTGATATAAGAGATGAATGGAATTTAGAAGATAAAAAATATAATTTTATCAGTCAGATTCTCGAACGCAGGTATGTAAATGCACATGATAAAAATTTGTTTTTCTCTATCCTGAATGCAGGTAATTTTCATAACCCAAAGATCTGCTCTCATGGAGCTGGCTTTAAAGTAAGAGAGCTCTATGATCAGGAATTTCATCTGGCAGGTCGTACATTAAAAACCCATGCCCTCTATGCTCAAAAAAATACCGAAGGCTTTTTGTTAATCTATTGGATTTGTATTGATAAAGGCATTGTAGATTGGACTAAACAGAAAATAAAAGAGTTATATTTTTCATTATTTAATAAAAACAGGGTGGGCTTCATGATACGGCTTGCTATTCCCAGCACGGAAGATACTCTGGAGGATGCGCTCACTTTGGCACAGGAGTTTGTTCGCGATTTATATCGGGGACTCACACCAAAAGATGCAGATTATATTTTTGGAAGTAAAAAATAA
- the queC gene encoding 7-cyano-7-deazaguanine synthase QueC yields MKDLAIVLVSGGMDSCVTSAIANTQYELAFLHVNYGQRTETRELKAFREIALYYRIPDERILISDVDYLRKIGGSSLTDPRMNIQEVQLHNKEIPTSYVPFRNTIFLTIAVSWGEIIGARKIFIGAVEQDSPGYPDCKPVYYEIFNKLIKAGTKPTTFLEVETPLIGKSKSEIVTMGLSLMAPLHLSWSCYKNTDKACGLCHSCFLRLKAFKEAHAVDQIPYV; encoded by the coding sequence ATGAAAGATTTAGCAATTGTGCTCGTCAGCGGAGGTATGGACAGCTGCGTAACATCAGCTATTGCAAATACGCAGTACGAGCTTGCATTCTTACACGTTAATTATGGTCAGCGCACCGAAACAAGAGAGTTGAAGGCATTTCGCGAAATTGCGTTATACTATCGTATACCTGACGAGAGAATCCTCATCTCAGATGTTGATTATCTCAGGAAGATTGGAGGTTCAAGTTTAACCGACCCTCGCATGAACATTCAGGAGGTACAGTTACATAATAAAGAAATCCCGACTTCTTATGTTCCTTTTAGAAATACTATTTTTTTAACGATTGCTGTTTCCTGGGGGGAAATAATTGGGGCACGAAAGATATTTATTGGTGCTGTAGAGCAAGATAGCCCCGGTTATCCTGACTGTAAGCCGGTATATTATGAGATATTTAATAAGCTGATTAAGGCAGGAACAAAGCCAACAACGTTTCTTGAGGTAGAAACACCACTCATAGGGAAGAGTAAATCTGAAATTGTTACCATGGGTCTTTCTTTGATGGCGCCTCTTCATCTCAGTTGGTCTTGTTACAAGAATACCGATAAAGCATGTGGGTTATGCCATAGTTGTTTCCTGCGCCTAAAAGCCTTTAAAGAAGCACATGCGGTAGATCAAATTCCCTATGTTTGA